A DNA window from Argopecten irradians isolate NY chromosome 10, Ai_NY, whole genome shotgun sequence contains the following coding sequences:
- the LOC138332595 gene encoding uncharacterized protein — MANAQINLKFVDNRLGGQNLAHDGHLYRIKFTRGERTYWRCTVSTCPATVNTRNRILVGFGRHPHSHPANHASIVAKEIMSYVKTRSQREVRPIPSIYQEEVTKLRDSDWDDEARAVVQQIPTFNSARSALYRARRKQTPRLPKTRAEIDLDGRWTETVTGERFLLFDDGDDARILAFATFGNLTNLAAADTVFCDGTFYTCPTLFHQIYTIHAEVDGAMTPLVYALLPGKSQDIYIRFLSLLKTAMHDCQLQLSPTTVFADFEIALHNAMRHVFPGVSMKGCFFHYTQCIWRKVQQTGLQTAYRENDDIRKLVRRAAVLPLIPQERVEVVWFNALDDLEDAELPNDTTPLTDYVVNQWIEGDTTMWNHYTTEGPRTTNHLESWHAKLKKKVQHAHPNLYTIIQVFKDTEASNEISNIQKRAGGSQRPRSRKYRRIDSRLTVLKQRLETGAMDLMDYADAASTLLHLG, encoded by the exons ATGGCTAATGCTCAGATCAATCTGAAGTTTGTTGATAACAGACTAGGTGGTCAGAACTTAGCACATGATGGTCATCTTTATAGAATTAAATTTACGCGTGGAGAAAG gaCCTACTGGCGTTGTACCGTCTCCACTTGCCCAGCCACTGTAAACACGCGGAACCGGATTCTCGTGGGATTTGGACGACATCCACACAGTCACCCTGCCAACCATGCTTCTATCGTCGCCAAGGAAATCATGTCATATGTCAAGACAAGAAGTCAGCGAGAAGTCAGACCAATTCCATCCATATACCAGGAGGAAGTAACCAAGCTGCGTGATAGTGATTGGGACGACGAGGCCAGAGCCGTTGTGCAGCAGATCCCTACTTTCAACTCGGCCAGATCAGCTTTATACAGAGCAAGAAGGAAACAGACTCCTAGACTTCCAAAGACCAGAGCTGAGATCGACCTCGATGGACGATGGACGGAGACTGTGACCGGAGAGCGCTTCCTGTTATTTGATGATGGAGACGATGCACGCATCTTAGCCTTCGCCACATTTGGAAACCTGACAAATCTTGCTGCTGCTGATACGGTCTTCTGCGATGGGACATTCTACACCTGCCCTACCCTATTTCATCAGATATACACAATACATGCGGAGGTTGATGGAGCCATGACCCCATTGGTATACGCCTTGTTACCAGGAAAGAGCCAGGATATATACATCCGTTTCCTCAGCTTGTTGAAAACTGCGATGCATGACTGCCAGCTCCAACTGTCTCCAACCACAGTTTTTGCGGACTTTGAGATTGCCCTCCACAACGCGATGCGCCACGTCTTCCCTGGAGTCTCCATGAAGGGATGCTTTTTCCACTACACGCAGTGCATCTGGCGTAAGGTACAACAGACAGGACTCCAGACAGCCTACAGGGAGAATGATGACATCCGGAAGTTAGTGCGACGAGCAGCAGTCCTTCCATTGATACCCCAGGAACGAGTTGAAGTTGTTTGGTTCAATGCCTTAGATGACCTCGAAGATGCTGAGCTACCGAACGACACCACACCCTTGACAGACTACGTAGTCAACCAATGGATTGAGGGCGACACTACCATGTGGAACCACTACACAACAGAGGGACCACGCACCACGAACCATCTGGAGTCATGGCACGCCAAACTGAAGAAGAAGGTCCAGCACGCCCATCCAAACCTCTACACAATCATCCAGGTTTTCAAAGACACTGAGGCTTCTAACGAGATCTCCAACATCCAGAAGAGGGCCGGGGGAAGTCAACGACCACGCTCCAGGAAGTACCGAAGAATTGACTCCAGATTGACTGTTCTGAAACAGAGGCTGGAAACTGGAGCTATGGACTTAATGGACTACGCCGATGCTGCATCCACTCTTCTTCACCTGGGATGA